A single genomic interval of Coccidioides posadasii str. Silveira chromosome 1, complete sequence harbors:
- a CDS encoding Type I Iterative PKS (antiSMASH:Cluster_1.1~SMCOG1022:Beta-ketoacyl synthase~EggNog:ENOG410PV4Q~COG:I) gives MATTSRSLLIFGSQIAYSEKAVNDIKTTLQNKLSRQWVLDTVAGLPKYWDALAEGLPKVTDTIGSQGRQLLEDLGPWLESNGSKTLGVQGDALPGVVFVPLIVLEQLTEYRRYLRASSTNNDDGGKSDPQAALVASKTPALGFCMGLLGAYGVASAHDLEELDRYGAVAVRLAMLAGALSDAQDTWNPHRTYAVAWTNVKQQQDLRRIVDSISPEAYISLLFDEARATVTVTKRAAARFVRKARAAGVVLSDTGFRGELHSPKAQSKEQIQDLVAFCDDRHDLQFAKTDHLALTTFTNAGDGRPLAPGVDGSLHGHALETLFARQCDWYGTFAAVKAAYLNDSETSVTTTFGPDRCLPPTLVRNMGSRAVHFADVRERPSSPDHNNNSNNHNHNPVSDDAIAIVGMSIKVAGADDLDEFSQLLRKGTSQHEKVTRERLNFDSLFREPDTRDYFCNFVRDVDAFDHRFFKRSPRESAAMDPQHRLLLQAAYQTVEQAGIFTEATRAGQEDRDRSHVGVYIGSPSVDYEHNVSTHPLNALMATGNLQSYLPGRVANHFGWTGPAIAFDTACSSSAVAIHTACNSLRNGECYAALAGGVCILTNPHWFQNLTAASFLSPTGQCKPFDEKGDGYCRAEGIACVLLKRMADARADGNPILGQLASSAVYQNQNHTPIFVPNSPSLAQLFGDVIKKAHVSPRDIALVEAHGTGTAVGDPAEWAALRKAVGGPIRPQPLPVGSVKGHIGHTEGTSGVISLIKVLMMMHEGYIPPQASFNKLNAAIRAAADSDMMEIVTSLRSWDSRNKVALINNYGASGSNAAMVVAAPPTPNERQDVASIKTLDGRFPFFISGSDARAVKAYAAKLAALVERRQSRSALADLSFNINRQSNPDLPQRFLLRCRSVDELRERLASVSEHDMTDTQAERPVVLCFGGQVSTFVGLDRKLYDSIAVFRHHLDGCDEIVQAELGLPSIFPDIFSRTPLGDPVRLQVALFAMQYASARSWIDCGLSGKVVSVVGHSFGELTALCISGALSLKHALTLVSRRAQLVRDAWGDEKGSMMAVEADESLVQELLEHAGRQLDNPATIACYNGPRSFTLSGSVEAIDAVAEAIANNSDKFSALRSKRLNVTNAFHSSLVDPLLDRLEQVGSELEFHEPSIPLERATETAFTGPLTPKFVPDHMRQPVFFSHAMQRLAKKHPSAIFLEAGSSSTITVMASRALAGQASKSHHFESVSVTNEKGLDGLTDTTISLWKQGLRVAFWAHHTLQTNDYTYILLPPYQFEKARHWMDFKSATDLVAGLTQKAAVSDPKTMPLWEFVGYQGNDTKHPRFRVNLVSDKFKKLVSGHVFAHTAPVLSGTVQSDMAVEALLSIHPDWKKQGMIPTMLEANIPTPICVDSSRKVWIDYEALNAEHTLWQLNVSSTSAEGTLPRRHLHGRLHIRSPSDPDFIAQFARFERLVPYELCAKLLAEAGGPDVDVLQGRQVYRAFSEFIEYSDQYNAMHAVVGKKNECAGRVHRRHAGESFLDIALHDSFKQVSGLFLNCMSDAQPGEIHIGSDVELVMRSPRGILQPGQTQDVWHVYARHSQVSAKVYMADAFVFNAANGELVEVILGLQYTRMSIESMKRLLMNLTRDEWALNMSTSGATVAADPTPRKPQGVVGGSSKKPQEKQKAAKKASSSQSPKSDLTMEVKKVLASVVGAEVDAITLDSEAADIGIDSLMGIELLREVNSAFHCKLDLPELLAATTVGNIVTLVASALSQGAVEIADDDDHDDDADDDVSESSLDDSRPTTSTSASELDSATSGVDSPPIKHIHSEEQTKRDVTAREAEAERYVAEYTAGWTPAQPSYTGEAIAGSHDAVIIVTGATGSLGAHVVAALASNPSVKTVVCLNRHRPTPVETRQDDAFSSRGIALTPEARSKLRILATDSSQPRLGLEASEYQWLTQHGSHIVHSAWPLSGSRPMSAFAPQFQVMRNLLDLARDMAVHRRVGFQMVSSLSVVGHAKERLVPEDRVHMDSVLPPGYGEAKWVCERMLDETLHKHPALFRAMAVRPAQIAGSATSGVWNSVEQIPFIVKSAQSLGAWPNFRGTVRWIPVDAVAAILVDLLYIGDDKTAPDPWPIYHIDDPVGRPWEEISSVLADALDIPAGQFMPFKEWLDTVARSSKPETENPAGRLVDFLEQNFERLSCGGLVLDTTKAQEHSAAMRALAPVSAEVARGYIRAWKEMGFLAS, from the coding sequence ATGGCGACCACAAGCCGATCGTTGTTGATATTCGGATCACAAATCGCTTACAGCGAGAAGGCAGTAAATGACATCAAAACAACGTTGCAGAACAAGCTGTCTCGTCAATGGGTGCTTGACACAGTGGCGGGATTGCCAAAGTATTGGGATGCCTTGGCCGAAGGACTCCCCAAGGTCACAGACACCATCGGTTCGCAGGGAAGACAGCTCCTGGAGGACCTCGGCCCATGGCTCGAGAGCAATGGATCCAAAACCCTAGGCGTGCAAGGCGATGCACTGCCGGGCGTGGTGTTTGTGCCGTTGATCGTGCTCGAACAGCTCACCGAGTACCGTCGGTATCTGCGGGCCAGCAGCACCAACAACGACGACGGCGGCAAGTCTGATCCTCAAGCAGCTCTGGTCGCCAGCAAGACGCCCGCACTCGGGTTCTGTATGGGCCTGCTGGGCGCGTATGGCGTCGCAAGCGCGCACGATCTGGAAGAGCTCGATCGGTACGGCGCCGTAGCGGTGCGTCTGGCCATGCTTGCAGGCGCCCTGAGTGACGCTCAGGACACATGGAACCCGCACAGAACGTACGCAGTGGCGTGGACAAATGTGAAGCAACAGCAGGACCTGCGGCGTATCGTCGACAGCATCTCCCCTGAAGCCTACATCTCGCTGCTCTTCGACGAGGCGCGAGCCACGGTCACGGTCACGAAACGGGCCGCAGCGAGGTTCGTCAGAAAGGCTCGTGCCGCCGGAGTCGTCCTCTCCGACACGGGCTTTCGCGGCGAGCTGCACAGCCCAAAGGCCCAGTCCAAGGAACAAATCCAAGACCTCGTCGCCTTCTGCGACGACAGGCACGATCTTCAGTTTGCAAAGACGGATCACCTGGCGTTGACGACCTTCACCAACGCCGGGGACGGCAGGCCTCTTGCACCCGGTGTTGATGGCTCTCTCCACGGGCATGCTCTGGAGACCTTGTTCGCGCGGCAGTGCGACTGGTACGGCACGTTTGCGGCCGTAAAGGCAGCGTATCTCAACGACAGCGAGACATCAGTGACGACAACCTTCGGCCCCGATCGATGTCTGCCGCCGACTCTCGTGCGCAACATGGGATCCAGAGCGGTGCACTTCGCCGACGTTCGCGAACGGCCCAGCAGCCCGgaccacaacaacaacagcaacaaccACAACCACAACCCCGTGAGCGACGACGCCATCGCCATCGTCGGCATGTCCATCAAAGTCGCGGGCGCCGACGACCTCGACGAGTTCTCCCAGCTCCTCCGCAAGGGCACCTCGCAGCACGAGAAGGTGACGCGGGAACGCTTAAACTTCGACTCGCTCTTCCGCGAGCCCGACACCCGCGATTACTTCTGCAACTTCGTGCGCGACGTCGACGCTTTCGACCACAGATTCTTCAAGCGCAGCCCGCGCGAGTCGGCCGCCATGGATCCCCAGCATCGCCTGCTTCTTCAAGCGGCGTACCAGACCGTCGAGCAGGCCGGCATCTTCACCGAGGCCACGCGGGCCGGGCAAGAGGACAGAGACCGGAGCCACGTCGGTGTGTACATCGGCTCGCCGTCGGTCGACTACGAGCACAACGTGTCCACACACCCCCTCAACGCCCTCATGGCCACGGGCAACTTGCAGAGCTACCTTCCCGGGCGCGTGGCAAACCATTTTGGCTGGACCGGGCCGGCCATCGCCTTCGACACGGCATGTTCGTCGTCGGCCGTCGCCATCCACACCGCCTGCAACAGTCTCCGTAACGGCGAGTGCTACGCGGCGCTGGCCGGCGGCGTCTGCATCCTGACCAACCCACACTGGTTCCAGAACCTGACGGCAGCGAGTTTCCTGAGTCCCACAGGCCAGTGCAAGCCGTTCGACGAGAAAGGGGACGGCTACTGCCGCGCCGAGGGCATCGCCTGCGTCCTCCTCAAGCGCATGGCGGACGCGCGAGCCGACGGCAACCCGATCCTCGGCCAGCTGGCCAGCTCGGCCGTGTACCAGAACCAGAACCACACGCCCATCTTCGTGCCCAACTCGCCGTCGCTGGCGCAGCTGTTCGGGGATGTCATCAAGAAGGCACACGTGTCGCCCCGCGACATCGCGCTCGTCGAAGCCCACGGCACAGGCACGGCCGTGGGCGACCCGGCTGAGTGGGCGGCGCTGCGCAAGGCAGTCGGAGGCCCGATCCGGCCGCAGCCATTGCCGGTGGGCTCGGTCAAGGGACATATCGGGCACACCGAGGGGACGTCGGGCGTGATCTCACTCATCAAggtgttgatgatgatgcacgAGGGATACATCCCGCCGCAGGCcagcttcaacaagctgAACGCCGCGATTAGAGCGGCGGCTGACTCGGACATGATGGAGATCGTGACCTCGCTTCGAAGCTGGGATAGCCGGAACAAGGTGGCGCTGATCAACAACTACGGTGCTTCGGGTTCCAACGCCGCCATGGTCGTGGCGGCTCCACCGACTCCCAACGAGCGGCAGGACGTGGCATCTATCAAGACGCTGGACGGACGGTTCCCCTTCTTCATCTCTGGGTCTGATGCACGCGCCGTCAAGGCATATGCCGCCAAGCTCGCCGCCCTCGTCGAGCGACGCCAGTCCAGGTCAGCGCTGGCCGACCTGTCCTTTAACATCAACCGGCAGAGCAACCCAGACCTGCCGCAGCGATTCCTCCTCCGCTGTCGCTCCGTGGACGAGCTCAGGGAGAGACTTGCAAGCGTCTCTGAACACGACATGACGGACACGCAGGCCGAACGACCTGTTGTGCTGTGCTTTGGCGGCCAGGTCTCGACTTTTGTCGGCCTCGACCGCAAGCTCTACGACAGCATCGCCGTCTTCCGCCACCATCTCGATGGGTGCGACGAGATCGTGCAAGCCGAGCTAGGTCTGCCGAGCATCTTCCCTGACATCTTCTCTCGCACACCCTTGGGCGACCCGGTACGACTGCAGGTGGCACTCTTCGCCATGCAGTATGCCAGCGCTCGAAGCTGGATCGACTGTGGACTGTCCGGCAAGGTTGTCAGCGTCGTCGGCCACAGCTTTGGCGAGCTCACGGCGCTGTGCATCTCTGGCGCGCTGAGCCTCAAGCATGCCCTTACCTTGGTCTCCCGCCGTGCACAGCTCGTGCGCGACGCCTGGGGTGACGAGAAGGGAAGCATGATGGCCGTTGAGGCCGACGAGTCGCTCGTCCAGGAGCTCCTAGAGCATGCAGGTCGACAACTTGATAACCCGGCTACTATAGCCTGCTACAATGGTCCCCGGAGCTTCACCTTGTCGGGATCCGTTGAGGCCATCGATGCCGTGGCCGAGGCCATCGCCAACAACAGCGACAAGTTCTCAGCCCTCAGGAGCAAGAGGCTCAATGTCACCAACGCCTTCCACTCGTCCCTCGTTGATCCGCTCCTCGACCGTCTCGAGCAGGTCGGCAGCGAGCTCGAGTTCCACGAGCCCTCAATTCCCCTGGAACGGGCCACCGAGACGGCCTTCACCGGCCCGCTGACCCCCAAGTTTGTCCCGGACCACATGCGCCAACCCGTCTTCTTCTCCCACGCGATGCAACGTCTCGCCAAGAAGCACCCGTCCGCCATCTTCCTCGAGGCAGGCTCGAGCTCGACCATCACCGTCATGGCGAGCCGTGCGCTTGCCGGACAGGCTAGCAAATCGCACCACTTTGAATCCGTCAGCGTGACGAATGAGAAGGGCCTCGACGGTCTCACCGATACCACCATCTCGCTCTGGAAGCAAGGGCTGCGAGTCGCCTTTTGGGCGCATCACACTCTGCAGACGAACGACTATACATACATCCTCTTGCCGCCGTACCAGTTCGAAAAGGCACGGCATTGGATGGACTTCAAGTCCGCGACCGACCTGGTGGCAGGCTTGACTCAAAAAGCAGCCGTGAGCGATCCCAAGACTATGCCGCTGTGGGAATTCGTCGGCTACCAGGGCAACGACACCAAGCACCCGCGCTTCCGCGTCAATTTGGTATCCGACAAGTTCAAGAAACTCGTTTCTGGTCACGTCTTCGCCCACACGGCGCCCGTGCTATCCGGAACGGTCCAGTCCGACATGGCGGTCGAGGCCCTGCTCAGCATTCATCCAGACTGGAAGAAACAGGGCATGATACCCACGATGCTCGAGGCCAACATCCCCACGCCCATCTGCGTTGACTCGTCCCGAAAGGTCTGGATCGATTACGAGGCTCTCAATGCGGAGCACACCCTTTGGCAGCTGAACGTCTCGAGCACCAGCGCTGAAGGCACTCTGCCCAGAAGACATCTCCACGGACGCCTCCATATTCGATCGCCCAGCGACCCCGACTTTATCGCCCAGTTTGCGCGCTTTGAGCGTCTCGTCCCCTATGAGCTATGCGCCAAGCTGTTGGCCGAGGCGGGCGGACCCGACGTCGACGTCCTGCAGGGCCGTCAGGTGTACCGGGCCTTCTCCGAGTTCATCGAGTACTCGGATCAGTACAACGCCATGCACGCCGTTGTCGGCAAGAAGAACGAGTGCGCGGGCCGAGTGCACCGTCGACATGCCGGCGAGAGCTTTCTCGACATCGCCCTCCATGATTCGTTCAAGCAGGTCTCCGGTCTCTTCTTGAACTGCATGTCGGATGCGCAGCCCGGCGAAATACACATCGGAAGCGACGTTGAGCTCGTTATGCGGTCGCCACGGGGCATTCTGCAGCCAGGACAGACGCAGGATGTCTGGCATGTGTATGCGCGACACTCGCAGGTCTCGGCCAAGGTGTACATGGCAGATGCGTTCGTCTTCAATGCCGCCAATGGGGAGCTCGTCGAGGTTATACTGGGACTGCAGTATACGCGTATGAGCATCGAGTCGATGAAGAGGCTCTTGATGAACCTCACTAGGGATGAGTGGGCCTTGAACATGAGCACGAGCGGCGCGACTGTGGCAGCAGATCCCACACCCAGAAAGCCCCAGGGTGTCGTGGGGGGCAGCTCGAAGAAGCCGCAGGAGAAGCAGAAGGCGGCCAAGAAAGCATCGTCGTCCCAATCACCAAAGTCCGACCTCACAATGGAGGTCAAGAAAGTGCTCGCGAGCGTCGTGGGCGCAGAGGTCGATGCCATTACTCTTGATTCAGAAGCCGCCGACATTGGCATTGACTCATTGATGGGCATCGAGCTGCTTCGCGAGGTCAATTCGGCGTTCCACTGCAAGCTGGACCTGCCAGAGCTGCTAGCAGCCACTACCGTGGGCAATATCGTCACTCTGGTTGCAAGCGCCTTGTCTCAAGGCGCTGTAGAGATCGCGGATGATGACGATCATGATGATGATGCCGACGATGATGTGAGTGAGTCGAGCCTAGATGATAGTCGTCCCACCACGTCTACATCCGCCTCGGAGCTAGACAGTGCTACCTCGGGAGTCGATTCCCCTCCTATCAAGCACATACATTCCGAGGAGCAGACGAAGAGAGATGTTACGGCACGCGAGGCTGAGGCCGAGAGGTACGTGGCAGAATACACGGCGGGATGGACGCCTGCACAACCGTCGTATACAGGTGAAGCCATCGCAGGTTCGCATGATGCCGTCATCATCGTCACAGGCGCCACCGGAAGCCTCGGCGCACACGTCGTCGCCGCTCTCGCCTCGAATCCGTCGGTCAAGACGGTTGTCTGCCTCAACCGACACCGTCCCACGCCGGTGGAAACCCGCCAAGACGACGCTTTCTCCAGTCGCGGCATCGCACTTACACCGGAAGCCCGGTCCAAGTTGCGCATCCTGGCGACCGACTCGTCCCAGCCGCGGCTGGGTCTCGAGGCATCGGAATACCAGTGGCTCACGCAGCACGGCTCGCACATCGTGCACAGCGCGTGGCCCCTGAGCGGCTCACGGCCCATGTCCGCCTTTGCACCGCAGTTCCAGGTCATGCGGAACCTGCTTGACCTCGCTCGTGATATGGCCGTCCACCGTCGGGTCGGGTTCCAGATGGTCAGCTCCCTTAGTGTCGTTGGACATGCGAAGGAGCGACTCGTGCCGGAGGATCGTGTCCACATGGACTCTGTCTTGCCCCCAGGGTATGGCGAGGCCAAATGGGTGTGCGAGCGGATGCTCGACGAGACGCTACATAAGCACCCTGCGCTGTTCCGAGCCATGGCCGTGCGGCCCGCACAGATTGCAGGTTCCGCTACGAGCGGGGTCTGGAACTCAGTCGAGCAGATTCCCTTCATCGTCAAGTCGGCGCAGTCGCTGGGCGCCTGGCCCAACTTCCGCGGCACCGTGCGGTGGATCCCTGTCGACGCCGTAGCGGCGATCCTTGTCGATTTGTTATACATCGGGGACGACAAGACGGCGCCGGACCCGTGGCCCATCTATCACATCGACGACCCAGTCGGCCGGCCGTGGGAAGAGATATCGTCCGTCCTGGCTGACGCGCTAGACATTCCGGCGGGTCAGTTCATGCCGTTCAAAGAGTGGCTCGACACGGTTGCCCGCTCGTCCAAGCCGGAGACAGAGAACCCAGCCGGGAGATTGGTGGACTTTCTGGAACAGAATTTTGAGCGGTTGTCCTGCGGTGGGCTGGTTCTGGACACGACGAAGGCGCAGGAGCATTCTGCTGCTATGCGGGCGTTGGCGCCGGTGAGTGCCGAAGTAGCCAGGGGCTACATCAGGGCTTGGAAGGAGATGGGATTCCTCGCCTCGTGA